The Nitrospira sp. genome includes a region encoding these proteins:
- a CDS encoding acetate/propionate family kinase encodes MTETIPTPRASSILVINAGSSSIKFALFREADPPVPVTRGLIDRIGLSDSVMVVSDVPTNRSKRHAVEVQDHRASVECLMEWIAQDVGMQNLRAVGHRIVHGGAMFSRSDRVTRDMLAELRRLSPYDPEHLPSEIDLIDALAQRHPSLLQIACFDTAFHRGMPQVARLLPIPRRYGKAGLQRYGFHGLSYAFLMKELARVGNPGEASGRLILAHLGNGASMAAVKEGQPVDTTMGFTPASGLPMSRRSGDLDPGLISYLAQTEGMTVERFHKMVNAESGLLGISELSSDMRDLLAQEHGDPRAAEAVELFCYHVKKAIGALAASLGGLDTLVFTAGIGEHAPVIRARICIGLEFLGVTFDEDRNEAGAPVISTTDSRVTVRVMHTDEECEIAQSVVHVLNSIPNG; translated from the coding sequence ATGACTGAAACTATTCCGACCCCACGTGCCTCCTCGATCTTGGTCATCAACGCCGGGTCCTCGAGCATCAAGTTTGCGCTGTTTCGAGAGGCAGATCCTCCCGTACCGGTCACGCGGGGCCTGATCGATCGGATTGGACTTTCGGACAGCGTGATGGTGGTGAGCGATGTCCCGACGAACCGATCCAAACGCCACGCGGTCGAGGTCCAAGACCATCGAGCTTCCGTCGAGTGCTTGATGGAGTGGATTGCACAGGATGTCGGTATGCAGAACCTCCGTGCTGTGGGTCATCGTATTGTTCATGGTGGAGCGATGTTCAGCAGATCCGACCGTGTGACGCGCGATATGTTGGCGGAACTTCGGCGCCTCAGTCCGTACGATCCTGAACATTTGCCCTCGGAGATCGATCTCATTGACGCATTGGCACAGCGTCATCCGTCCCTCCTCCAGATCGCTTGTTTCGATACGGCCTTTCATCGAGGGATGCCGCAGGTGGCCAGACTCCTACCGATTCCACGACGATATGGGAAAGCGGGCCTTCAACGCTACGGGTTCCATGGGTTGTCCTATGCCTTCCTGATGAAAGAACTGGCCAGAGTCGGAAATCCAGGCGAAGCGAGCGGACGTCTTATCCTTGCCCATTTGGGAAACGGTGCCAGCATGGCAGCGGTCAAGGAGGGTCAGCCTGTCGATACGACGATGGGATTCACCCCTGCCTCCGGCCTGCCGATGAGCCGTCGGTCTGGAGATCTCGATCCTGGGCTGATCTCGTACTTGGCGCAGACAGAAGGCATGACCGTGGAGCGATTCCACAAGATGGTCAATGCCGAATCAGGCCTGCTGGGCATCTCCGAACTGAGTTCCGATATGCGAGACCTTCTTGCACAGGAGCACGGGGATCCACGCGCCGCTGAAGCGGTCGAGTTGTTCTGTTATCACGTCAAAAAGGCGATCGGCGCGTTGGCTGCGTCATTGGGTGGATTGGACACCTTGGTCTTTACGGCCGGGATCGGAGAGCATGCGCCTGTTATTCGTGCACGCATCTGCATCGGTTTGGAATTTCTTGGAGTCACCTTCGATGAAGATCGCAATGAAGCCGGTGCGCCCGTTATTTCTACCACCGACAGCAGGGTGACGGTCCGTGTGATGCATACGGATGAAGAATGCGAGATTGCGCAGTCTGTTGTGCATGTGCTCAATTCAATCCCCAATGGGTAA
- a CDS encoding ATP-binding cassette domain-containing protein, with protein MPLATNIETSIIDVSHVSTKFGQAVVHEDISLSIHRGEIFAIAGGNGSGKTTLLREIIGLIAPSAGTIRLFGVDSRRLEAGDGHPIHRRFGVMFQQGGLFSSLTLAENVAVPLREHTTLSEALIRDIVAAKIAMVELPPGSAGKYPNELSGGMRRRAALARALVMDPELLFLDEPTAGLDPIIAAGFDDLVLSLKKLLGLTVVMVTHDLDSLWQITNRVTVLGQGKVLGVGTMQELFQSDDPYIRQYFQGERGRAAREQAVRNGERCEA; from the coding sequence ATGCCGTTGGCCACGAACATAGAGACGTCGATCATTGACGTGAGCCACGTCTCGACCAAGTTCGGACAGGCGGTGGTGCACGAGGACATCAGTCTGTCCATTCATCGGGGCGAAATTTTTGCGATTGCCGGAGGCAACGGGTCCGGCAAGACGACGTTGCTGCGAGAGATCATTGGTCTCATCGCGCCGTCAGCCGGAACGATTCGATTGTTTGGGGTAGACAGTCGCCGATTGGAAGCGGGCGATGGCCATCCGATCCACCGCCGATTCGGGGTGATGTTCCAGCAAGGGGGGCTGTTCAGTTCCCTCACGTTGGCTGAAAACGTCGCGGTGCCGTTGCGCGAGCATACGACGCTGAGTGAGGCCCTGATTCGTGATATTGTAGCGGCCAAGATTGCGATGGTGGAACTCCCGCCGGGGAGTGCTGGGAAATATCCTAACGAGCTCAGCGGCGGCATGAGGAGGCGGGCCGCGCTTGCTCGAGCGCTCGTCATGGACCCTGAATTATTGTTCCTCGACGAGCCGACGGCAGGGCTCGATCCGATCATCGCGGCGGGATTCGATGATCTGGTACTCTCCCTAAAGAAGCTCCTTGGGCTGACGGTGGTCATGGTGACGCATGACCTCGATTCGCTCTGGCAGATCACGAATCGAGTGACGGTTCTGGGTCAAGGGAAAGTGCTGGGAGTCGGAACGATGCAGGAACTCTTTCAATCAGATGATCCATACATCCGTCAATACTTTCAAGGCGAACGTGGACGCGCGGCACGCGAACAGGCGGTACGAAACGGTGAAAGGTGTGAAGCGTGA
- the ftsH gene encoding ATP-dependent zinc metalloprotease FtsH has protein sequence MNNKVSFSIWYVLLAMMAVVLVHDLIHALNKVEELPYSEFKKLVTDGKIAEVSVASHVLTGKLKPEGESKEQKSFATVRVEDPDLVRELNQHGVTFTGVIESTFWRDVLSWVVPVALFVGIWFFILKRFGQAQGGFMQVGQSKAKIYMEKDIKVTFADVAGVDEAKEELREVIEFLKTPEKFTKLGGKIPKGILLVGPPGTGKTLLARAVAGEAEVPFFSISGSEFVEMFVGVGAARVRDLFEQAKGKAPCIIFIDELDALGKARGVGPMAHEEREQTLNQLLVEMDGFDPRVGVILMAATNRPEILDPALLRAGRFDRHVTVDRPDKKGRLDVLRVHAKKVALSQEADLEQIAAMTPGFSGADLANVINEAALLAVRRSKDQVGLPELQEAVERVIAGLEKKNRVLNKMEKERVAYHETGHALVALSIPGSDQVQKISIIPRGVAALGYTLQLPTEDRFLMTKSELENKVAVLLGGRIAEETIFGEASTGAQNDLVKATDIAKSMVKAYGMSEKLGTITLERERQAQFLQLPVASEKGDYSEETAREIDCEVRRIVDEQYGRVRQLLEDKKAMLQQGAALLLEREVITGAELRAIMENA, from the coding sequence ATGAACAATAAAGTTTCTTTCTCTATCTGGTATGTGCTGTTGGCCATGATGGCCGTGGTGCTTGTGCATGACCTCATTCATGCGCTCAATAAGGTCGAAGAACTTCCCTACAGCGAATTTAAAAAACTGGTGACGGACGGCAAGATCGCTGAAGTCTCGGTTGCGAGCCATGTGCTGACCGGAAAACTGAAACCCGAGGGTGAGTCGAAAGAGCAGAAATCTTTTGCCACCGTGCGGGTTGAGGATCCGGACTTGGTTCGTGAACTGAATCAACATGGCGTCACCTTTACCGGTGTGATCGAATCCACCTTTTGGCGCGATGTGCTGTCGTGGGTGGTCCCGGTTGCGCTGTTCGTTGGAATTTGGTTCTTCATCCTGAAGCGATTTGGACAGGCTCAGGGAGGGTTCATGCAGGTCGGCCAATCCAAGGCCAAGATCTACATGGAGAAGGACATCAAAGTGACGTTCGCAGACGTCGCCGGTGTGGATGAGGCCAAAGAAGAACTGCGTGAAGTGATTGAGTTTCTCAAGACGCCGGAGAAGTTCACCAAGCTCGGCGGCAAGATTCCCAAGGGGATCCTCCTCGTCGGTCCGCCCGGGACCGGCAAGACCTTGCTTGCACGTGCCGTAGCTGGTGAGGCAGAGGTACCGTTCTTCAGCATCAGTGGGTCGGAGTTTGTCGAGATGTTTGTGGGGGTGGGCGCGGCGCGGGTGCGTGATCTGTTCGAACAGGCCAAGGGCAAAGCGCCCTGCATCATCTTCATCGACGAGTTGGACGCCCTTGGGAAGGCTCGGGGCGTGGGTCCTATGGCGCATGAAGAGCGCGAGCAAACGCTCAACCAACTGTTGGTCGAAATGGACGGCTTCGATCCTCGAGTCGGCGTGATCCTCATGGCTGCGACGAATCGTCCGGAAATCCTTGATCCCGCATTGTTGCGCGCAGGGCGCTTTGATCGCCATGTCACCGTGGATCGCCCGGACAAAAAGGGGCGTCTGGATGTGCTCCGTGTGCACGCCAAGAAGGTGGCCTTGAGCCAGGAGGCCGATTTGGAACAGATTGCCGCCATGACCCCTGGTTTCTCAGGGGCCGACTTGGCGAACGTGATCAACGAAGCGGCATTGTTGGCAGTCCGACGTAGTAAGGATCAGGTGGGGCTCCCTGAACTCCAAGAGGCTGTGGAGCGGGTCATCGCAGGATTGGAAAAGAAGAATCGGGTCCTGAACAAGATGGAAAAGGAACGGGTCGCCTATCACGAAACTGGTCATGCGCTGGTGGCCCTTTCCATTCCCGGCTCCGACCAGGTGCAGAAGATTTCTATTATTCCTCGGGGTGTCGCAGCGCTCGGATACACGTTGCAGCTGCCAACAGAAGACCGGTTTCTGATGACGAAATCGGAATTGGAGAATAAAGTGGCGGTGTTACTCGGTGGGCGGATTGCCGAAGAAACGATTTTCGGTGAGGCCTCCACGGGAGCACAGAACGATCTCGTCAAAGCCACTGACATTGCCAAAAGCATGGTGAAAGCATACGGCATGAGCGAGAAACTCGGCACGATCACACTCGAACGAGAGCGACAGGCACAGTTCCTCCAGTTGCCTGTTGCGTCTGAAAAAGGTGACTATTCCGAAGAGACCGCCCGTGAAATTGATTGCGAAGTGCGTCGGATCGTCGATGAGCAGTATGGACGTGTCCGACAATTGCTGGAAGACAAGAAGGCCATGCTGCAACAAGGGGCCGCGCTGTTGTTGGAGCGCGAAGTGATTACGGGTGCGGAGTTGAGGGCCATCATGGAGAATGCCTGA
- a CDS encoding phosphoketolase family protein, whose translation MISPDVLRKTDAYWRAANYLSVGQIYLYDNPLLRKPLTRAHIKPRLLGHWGTTPGLNFIYVHLNRIIKEHDLNMLYIAGPGHGGPGLVANAYLEGTYSDVYPEISQDEPGLKRLFKQFSFPGGIPSHVAPETPGSIHEGGELGYSLSHAYGAVFDNPDLIAACVIGDGEAETGPLATSWHSNKFLNPITDGVVLPILHLNGYKIANPTVLARISDSELEQLFRGYGYRPYVVEGRDPVAMHRLMATTLDAIVQDLTHIKAAAHRTGTNKRPIWPMIVLRTPKGWTCPKQIDGKRTEDYWRSHQVPMGDMDKPAHIKILEQWMKSYKPEELFDQVGRFKPDLAELAPKGNRRMSANPHANGGLLLKDLRLPDFRRYAVTVKKPGAVEAEATRMMGAFLRETMNLNGERRNFRLFSPDENNSNRWQDVLDVTNRAWMAERYPYDDHLASDGRVMEMLSEHQCQGWLEGYLLTGRHGFFSCYEAFIHIIDSMFNQHAKWLKVCNHIPWRRPIASLNYLLSSHVWRQDHNGFSHQDPGFIDHVVNKKAEVIRVYLPPDANTLLSVTDHCLRSRNHVNVIVAGKQSAPQWLDMDAAVKHCTAGIGIWEWASNDRNGEPDVVMACCGDVPTMETLAAVSLLGTYLPDVKVRVVNVVDLMRLQPQTEHPNGLSDKDFDALFTIDKPIIFAFHGYPWLIHRLTYRRTNHKNLHVRGYKEEGTTTTPFDMAVMNDLDRFHLVADVIDRIGLRGSQADYTRQALRDKRIEHKQYIAEHGEDMPEIRQWKWMGSGTARRKARA comes from the coding sequence ATGATCAGCCCGGATGTGCTCAGGAAAACGGATGCGTACTGGCGAGCGGCCAATTATCTGTCGGTCGGCCAGATCTACCTCTACGACAATCCTTTGCTCAGGAAACCGCTCACCCGCGCCCATATCAAACCTCGTCTGCTCGGCCATTGGGGCACTACGCCAGGTTTGAATTTCATCTATGTGCATTTGAATCGGATCATCAAGGAGCATGATCTCAATATGCTCTATATCGCCGGGCCTGGACATGGTGGACCCGGGCTTGTCGCGAATGCCTACCTTGAAGGGACCTACAGCGATGTGTATCCGGAGATTTCGCAGGACGAACCGGGCCTGAAGCGACTCTTCAAGCAATTCTCATTTCCTGGCGGTATTCCCAGCCACGTGGCACCCGAAACGCCCGGTTCGATCCACGAGGGCGGCGAGCTGGGGTATTCCCTGTCTCACGCCTATGGGGCGGTGTTCGACAATCCGGATCTGATTGCGGCCTGCGTGATCGGTGACGGTGAAGCAGAAACTGGTCCGCTGGCGACCAGCTGGCATTCCAACAAATTCCTTAATCCGATCACTGACGGTGTGGTTCTGCCCATCCTGCACCTGAATGGGTACAAGATCGCGAATCCGACCGTTCTAGCCAGGATCAGCGACAGTGAGCTGGAACAGCTCTTCCGCGGGTACGGCTATCGTCCCTATGTTGTCGAAGGCAGAGACCCCGTCGCCATGCATCGGCTTATGGCGACAACGCTCGATGCGATTGTGCAGGATCTCACACACATCAAAGCAGCTGCCCATCGGACCGGGACCAACAAGCGGCCGATTTGGCCGATGATCGTGCTTCGGACGCCCAAGGGATGGACCTGTCCGAAGCAGATTGACGGCAAGCGGACGGAAGATTACTGGCGATCTCATCAAGTGCCGATGGGCGACATGGATAAACCGGCTCATATCAAGATTCTTGAACAATGGATGAAGAGCTATAAGCCGGAGGAGCTGTTCGATCAAGTCGGCCGATTCAAACCGGATCTGGCTGAGTTGGCGCCCAAGGGGAACCGGCGCATGAGTGCTAATCCCCATGCGAACGGCGGTCTGCTTTTGAAGGATTTGCGTTTGCCGGATTTCCGTCGCTACGCCGTCACGGTGAAGAAACCGGGTGCTGTCGAGGCCGAGGCGACGCGTATGATGGGGGCATTTCTCAGAGAGACGATGAACCTCAACGGAGAGCGTCGGAACTTTCGTCTGTTCAGTCCTGACGAGAACAACTCCAATCGTTGGCAAGATGTTCTGGATGTCACCAACCGCGCCTGGATGGCGGAGCGCTATCCGTATGATGACCACTTGGCCTCGGATGGTCGGGTGATGGAGATGCTGAGCGAGCATCAATGCCAAGGGTGGCTGGAGGGCTATCTGTTGACGGGCCGACACGGCTTCTTTTCCTGTTACGAAGCTTTCATCCACATTATCGACTCGATGTTCAACCAACATGCCAAGTGGCTCAAGGTCTGCAACCATATCCCCTGGCGACGGCCGATTGCCTCGTTGAATTATTTATTGTCTTCCCATGTCTGGCGACAAGACCACAATGGGTTCAGCCATCAAGATCCCGGGTTCATCGATCATGTGGTGAATAAGAAGGCCGAAGTGATTCGTGTCTACCTTCCACCCGATGCCAATACCCTGCTGTCCGTCACCGACCATTGCCTGCGCAGTCGCAACCATGTGAACGTGATCGTGGCGGGCAAGCAGTCGGCGCCGCAATGGCTCGACATGGACGCCGCCGTGAAACACTGCACCGCCGGTATCGGGATCTGGGAATGGGCCAGCAACGATCGAAACGGCGAGCCGGATGTGGTCATGGCCTGTTGCGGCGATGTTCCCACGATGGAGACATTGGCTGCCGTGTCCTTACTAGGGACGTATCTGCCGGATGTGAAGGTCCGGGTCGTCAATGTGGTGGATCTCATGAGACTGCAGCCGCAGACCGAACACCCGAACGGATTGTCCGACAAGGATTTCGATGCTTTGTTCACGATCGACAAACCCATCATCTTTGCCTTTCACGGCTATCCTTGGCTGATTCACCGATTGACCTATCGGCGAACGAATCACAAGAACCTGCATGTGCGGGGATACAAGGAAGAAGGGACAACGACGACGCCTTTTGATATGGCGGTCATGAACGATCTCGATCGGTTTCACCTCGTCGCTGATGTCATCGACCGTATCGGCCTACGTGGCTCGCAGGCCGACTATACCAGGCAGGCCCTCCGTGACAAACGCATCGAACATAAACAGTACATCGCCGAACATGGGGAAGACATGCCGGAGATCAGGCAGTGGAAGTGGATGGGTAGCGGGACGGCGAGGCGGAAGGCACGGGCATAG
- a CDS encoding ABC transporter permease, which produces MERQATISVEDNVVYCRGAWTLPNLSHLEQGGRTIRWPDTSTVLYDAGEVTAMDTGGALMLQRYIDGVPHKGQQTSLQGLKPEFEQLLQKLKGQSIQAGRDAVARGNVRWAERLLRAIQSRQSSAVRALAFIGESTLALCRSIARPQSIRWKSLMRFVELDGVRALPITGLLTFLVGVVIAYQGAEQLRKFGTNIFIVDLVGISLLREIAPLIVAILIAGRSGSAYTAEIGTMKVTEELDAVRTLGISPMNLLVLPRALGLIIALPLLTVYADAVGVFGGMLIALGELNVSFVEFVSRFEEAVPVRHLLIGLGKAPFFAALIALVGCYQGFQIRGGVDDVGRRTTISVVQGIFLVIVFDAICSILLNWWDL; this is translated from the coding sequence GTGGAACGACAGGCAACCATCTCCGTGGAAGATAATGTCGTCTACTGCCGAGGTGCGTGGACGCTTCCGAACTTATCTCATCTCGAGCAGGGGGGGCGAACCATTCGATGGCCGGATACGTCAACCGTCCTCTACGATGCCGGTGAAGTGACCGCCATGGATACCGGTGGCGCGCTGATGTTGCAGCGTTACATCGACGGCGTACCGCACAAAGGGCAACAGACATCGCTCCAAGGATTAAAACCTGAATTTGAACAGCTGCTCCAGAAACTAAAGGGTCAGTCGATTCAGGCCGGCCGTGACGCGGTCGCCCGTGGTAACGTGAGGTGGGCCGAGCGTCTTCTCCGTGCTATCCAGTCTCGGCAATCCTCCGCTGTTCGCGCTCTGGCCTTCATCGGAGAAAGTACGCTTGCCCTTTGCCGATCTATCGCACGACCTCAATCTATTCGGTGGAAATCACTGATGCGGTTCGTGGAACTGGATGGTGTGCGAGCTCTGCCGATCACCGGTCTCTTAACGTTCCTTGTCGGTGTCGTCATCGCCTATCAGGGCGCGGAACAATTGCGAAAGTTCGGCACGAACATCTTTATCGTGGATCTGGTCGGCATCTCGCTGTTGCGTGAAATCGCGCCGTTGATCGTCGCGATTCTTATCGCCGGCCGTTCGGGGTCCGCCTATACGGCTGAGATCGGGACCATGAAAGTCACGGAAGAACTCGATGCGGTGCGGACGCTCGGCATCTCGCCGATGAATCTGCTTGTGCTGCCGCGAGCGCTTGGCCTGATCATTGCCCTCCCTCTGCTCACTGTGTACGCGGATGCCGTAGGAGTATTCGGGGGCATGTTGATTGCCCTGGGAGAGCTCAATGTGAGTTTCGTTGAGTTTGTCTCTCGATTCGAGGAAGCCGTTCCTGTGCGACATTTGCTCATCGGATTGGGGAAGGCGCCATTCTTTGCCGCGCTCATCGCTTTGGTGGGGTGCTATCAAGGGTTTCAGATCAGGGGCGGTGTGGACGATGTCGGCCGACGCACCACCATTAGTGTCGTGCAGGGTATTTTTCTGGTGATTGTGTTCGATGCGATTTGTAGTATCCTGCTGAATTGGTGGGACCTCTAG
- the glgP gene encoding alpha-glucan family phosphorylase, which yields MTDRSDDPLVAYFSMEIGLDPNMPTYAGGLGVLAGDTIRSAADLDIPMVAVTLLHRRGYFYQRLDEQGWQREEPVAWPINDYCKPVNQRVTVGIEGRTVHVGAWQFLVRGESGGEVPVYLLDTDLPENQPWDRTLTDTLYGGDDYYRLCQEMVLGLGGFRLLRTLGYSQIRRFHMNEGHAALLVLALLEEKLASRTHEETVPADLIDAVREQCVFTTHTPVPAGHDQFPLDLAHRVLGDRRCARLKACGHDQSLNMTQLALRGSRFVNGVAMKHGEVSNSLFPGYPIHSITNGVHAVTWAAPSFQMLYDRHLPDWRHDQLSLRYAISIPAQEIWDAHMVAKQALVDYVNRETNVGFDRDALTVGFARRAAAYKRGSLIFHDIERLAMIARQVGPLQIVFGGKAHPHDQDGKNLIHQIHELRDALQGKVAVVYLTNHDMTLAKLLCAGVDVWLNTPLPPMEASGTSGMKAAVNGVPSLSVLDGWWVEGHVENVTGWSIGDRIDTCLEPSGGMDACHAAALYDKLEQSVGPCFYKDRERFLDIMRQSIALNGGFFNTQRMMAQYLHNAYRLVGEYVRRG from the coding sequence ATGACAGACCGGTCCGACGACCCACTCGTCGCCTATTTTTCCATGGAAATCGGGCTGGACCCCAACATGCCGACCTATGCGGGAGGGTTAGGCGTACTGGCAGGGGATACGATTCGGTCGGCTGCCGATCTCGACATTCCCATGGTTGCCGTCACGCTCTTGCATCGACGCGGGTATTTCTATCAGCGGCTGGATGAACAGGGGTGGCAGCGTGAAGAACCGGTGGCCTGGCCGATCAATGATTACTGCAAACCAGTGAACCAGCGGGTCACGGTCGGGATCGAAGGGCGTACCGTGCATGTGGGAGCCTGGCAGTTTCTCGTGAGAGGTGAGTCGGGCGGTGAAGTGCCGGTCTATCTTCTCGACACGGATCTCCCTGAGAACCAGCCCTGGGACCGGACTTTGACGGATACGCTTTACGGCGGCGACGATTACTATCGTCTATGCCAAGAAATGGTGCTGGGTCTCGGAGGCTTCCGTTTGTTGCGGACGCTCGGATATAGTCAGATTCGACGGTTCCATATGAATGAAGGGCACGCGGCCCTGCTCGTGCTTGCTCTGCTCGAAGAGAAACTGGCTTCGCGTACTCATGAGGAAACGGTTCCCGCCGATCTCATCGATGCTGTACGGGAACAGTGTGTGTTCACGACGCATACGCCGGTGCCAGCCGGTCACGATCAATTTCCTCTGGACCTCGCCCATCGCGTGCTCGGCGACCGACGCTGTGCACGGCTCAAAGCTTGCGGTCATGATCAGAGTTTGAACATGACACAGCTCGCGTTGCGTGGATCGCGGTTCGTCAATGGCGTGGCGATGAAGCACGGTGAGGTGTCCAACAGCCTCTTCCCTGGTTATCCGATTCACTCGATCACCAATGGGGTTCATGCGGTGACATGGGCTGCTCCCTCATTTCAAATGCTCTATGATCGGCATCTTCCGGACTGGCGGCATGATCAGCTCTCGCTGCGATACGCGATCAGCATTCCGGCGCAGGAAATTTGGGATGCGCACATGGTCGCGAAGCAGGCGCTCGTCGACTATGTGAATCGTGAGACGAATGTCGGGTTTGATCGGGATGCCCTGACGGTTGGATTCGCCAGACGAGCCGCCGCGTACAAACGGGGAAGCTTGATCTTTCATGACATCGAACGGTTAGCCATGATTGCCCGACAGGTCGGACCGCTGCAAATCGTCTTTGGCGGTAAGGCACACCCGCACGACCAGGATGGGAAGAACCTGATTCACCAGATTCACGAGCTTCGTGACGCCCTGCAGGGCAAGGTCGCGGTCGTCTACCTCACGAATCACGACATGACGCTCGCCAAGCTCCTGTGTGCGGGAGTGGATGTGTGGCTCAATACGCCGCTCCCTCCGATGGAGGCCTCAGGAACCAGCGGGATGAAGGCGGCGGTCAATGGCGTGCCGAGTCTGAGCGTGCTTGATGGATGGTGGGTCGAAGGCCATGTGGAAAACGTCACAGGCTGGTCGATCGGTGATCGGATCGACACCTGCCTCGAGCCGAGCGGGGGGATGGATGCCTGCCATGCCGCGGCGCTGTATGACAAGTTGGAACAGAGCGTCGGGCCCTGTTTCTACAAGGACCGTGAACGCTTTCTCGATATTATGCGACAGTCGATTGCATTGAACGGAGGGTTCTTCAATACTCAGAGGATGATGGCGCAGTATCTCCACAACGCCTATCGCTTGGTCGGAGAGTATGTCCGCCGCGGCTAA
- a CDS encoding DUF1207 domain-containing protein codes for MGRLVSRYVWSVGVGCLVLLLAGHACADEPDPKNSDASQVHAVIDCRYDHHDEGETSEAFPSDDVFRPLMADPKQPQFFAIWQQSRPRAGGSSFSLGSVAIGENFGFYTKRKGCNGWQVGLLTGVFAQFNLDERNAALINTDFNVGIPLTWRSGNWSARLRYYHQSSHLGDEFLGLHPEIKPSSFILEEAEGILSYDYRWLRLYGGAAVLVHREPSTIDRTRVQWGFEARAPSMRTRILEPFLNRLVVTPVISGDFKSHEELSWIINTNVLGGFEWSRTGSRRRFRIMATYFHGYNPYGQFYNQKIESIGVGAYFMF; via the coding sequence ATGGGCCGGCTAGTCTCGAGGTATGTATGGAGTGTGGGAGTAGGGTGTCTGGTTCTTCTGCTTGCTGGCCACGCGTGTGCGGATGAGCCAGATCCTAAGAATTCCGATGCGAGTCAGGTGCACGCCGTGATCGACTGTCGGTATGATCACCATGACGAGGGGGAGACGAGCGAAGCCTTCCCGTCCGACGACGTCTTCCGCCCCTTGATGGCGGACCCGAAGCAACCGCAGTTCTTTGCCATTTGGCAACAATCTCGTCCGCGAGCGGGAGGTTCATCCTTTAGTCTCGGGTCGGTGGCCATCGGAGAGAACTTCGGCTTTTACACGAAGCGGAAAGGCTGCAACGGATGGCAAGTGGGGTTGCTCACCGGGGTCTTTGCGCAGTTCAACCTGGATGAGAGGAACGCGGCATTGATCAACACGGATTTTAACGTGGGGATCCCGCTCACCTGGCGCTCGGGGAATTGGTCGGCGAGGCTTCGCTACTATCACCAAAGCAGTCATCTCGGCGACGAATTTTTGGGCCTTCACCCGGAAATCAAGCCGTCGAGTTTCATCTTGGAGGAGGCGGAAGGGATTCTGTCTTATGACTACCGATGGCTTCGCCTGTATGGAGGAGCGGCGGTGCTCGTCCACCGCGAGCCATCGACGATCGACCGCACCCGAGTCCAATGGGGATTCGAGGCACGGGCGCCGTCGATGCGGACCAGAATCTTGGAGCCGTTCCTCAACCGCTTGGTCGTGACGCCCGTGATATCGGGGGATTTCAAATCACATGAGGAACTGAGCTGGATCATCAACACCAACGTCCTCGGCGGATTCGAATGGTCTCGCACGGGGTCGCGCCGGCGTTTTCGAATCATGGCGACCTATTTCCATGGCTATAATCCGTACGGGCAATTTTATAATCAAAAGATCGAGTCGATCGGCGTTGGGGCGTATTTCATGTTTTAG